In Pseudomonas saponiphila, the genomic stretch GCTGGCCCGCATGCGCGGCGAGATATTCCTCCCACAGCAGCTGCAAGGTCACGCCCTTGCGTCGCAACTCGCGGTGGATGCTCAGCACATCGGGCAGCACTCGCTCACCGCGCGGCTTGTTCGTCGACGTCGGTGCAAACAAGGCGGCCGCCAGCGCGGCCTCGTCCATGGCCACCAGCGCCGGCCAGTCCAGCCCGGCCACCCGCGCCGCCGCGATGTACTTGCTAACCACGCCCTTGGACAGCTGCAAGGCACGGGCAATCTTCTCGTGGGACAAGCCGGCCTCAAACTTGAGGCGCAGACATTCTTTGATGTTTCGCATGGCTACTCGCGGCGCCGCCATCTTCCTCTCCCGAAATCGGTCGAGGATGGCGGCGCATCAGGTCATGCGCAACGAAGGGGAAGGCTTTCGCTAAGTCGTGACCGGCGATTTCGGTAAGCCGTGACCACCTGTTTCGGAACAGGCGGAAAATCGGTCACGTTGCTACCGAAATGAGCGGTCACGCGTTAGCGAAATGACCGGTCACGATCAACCGAAACGGCCGGTCACGGTGCTCCGAAATCCGCAGTCAGGGCATGGTCTTTGATCTGGAGTCGCCTCTGGATGAGGAGGATGACATTGAGCCGGATGACGATTTGCCACCACCGGACAGTGAGCCGCCGCGCCCCAGCGGTCGGCCCAGCTTGAAAGTGGTCAAGTAATAAAAAAGGCGATCCAGATGGATCGCCTTTTTTATGCCTGACGCCGTGCTGTGTCAGTCGATGTATTCGAACAGTTTGACGATTTTTTGCACACCGGAGACGCCCTGGACCAGATTGGTGGCTTGTGCGGCTTCCTGTTGGGTCAGCAGGCCTAGCAGGTAAACGATGCCATTTTCGGTGACAACCTTGATCCGCGATCCGGGAATGCTAGCGTCGGTGAGCATCTGAGTCTTGATCTTGGTGGTCAGCCAGCCATCGTTCTGTCGTGCCAGAAAGCCGGAGGGTGGCAGAACCTGCAGTTCGTTATGGACCTTCTTGACTCGCTGCACTTCGCTGGCGGCCTGTTCGGCTGTTGCCTTGAGGTCAGGGCGTGGAGTCTGGCCTGCCAGCAGGACAATACCGTTGAAGCTGGTGACGACGATGTGCGAGTTGTTTTCCAGGTCCGGGTTGGCCTTGGCAACGTTGACGGCGACTTTGGTTTCGATCAGTGAGTCGTCGATCTTGCTGCCGAAGGTGCGAGTGCCGCGATCGTCATCAATGGGTTTGTCGCGGGTGGCGGTAATCACCGAGCTGCAACCAGTGATGCCGAGGCACAAGGTCAAGGCCAGGAGGCCAAGGCGGTTAGGGGTCATTCTTCACTCCCGAACAGTTGGCTGTCGATCAAGTCGCATAGGCAGTGGATCGCCAGCAGGTGGACTTCTTGAATGCGTGCGGTGACGTTGGCTGGTACGCGAATTTCAACATCTTCAGGCAGCAGCAGGGAAGCCATGCCTCCACCATCGCGACCGGTCAATGCTACGACAATCATTTCTCGATCATGTGCGGCCTGGATGGCTTGAATGATATTGGCCGAGTTGCCGCTGGTGGAAATCGCCAGCAATACGTCACCAGGTTGTCCCAGGGCACGGATTTGCTTGGAAAAGACTTCGTTATAGCTGTAGTCGTTGGCGATCGAAGTGATGGTCGAGCTATCGGTGGTCAGGGCGATGGCTGGCAGGCTGGGCCGTTCACGTTCGAAGCGGTTGAGTAGTTCGGAGGAAAAGTGCTGGGCGTCGCCCGCAGAACCGCCGTTGCCACAGGAGAGCATTTTGCCCTCATTGAGCAGGGCGTTGACCATGACTTGGCTGGCTTGCTCGATGTGCGGTGCAAGTACGTCCATCGCCTGTTGCTTGGTGTCGATACTGGCCTGAAAAAGCTGGCGAATTCGGGATTGCATGTCCATCTGTGTGACCTTAAGTAGCGCGGCTTGGTGGCACGTGAATGTGCAGCCCGCAAAGCAAAGAGCAAAAAAGTTGGGTGAAAATGGGTGCTGCCTGATGGCTTCTTTCAGCTGTCAAAGGCATTGCGCAGCCAGTTCAGGCGGGCTTCTGCACCTGGGGCGCCGTCAATGGCGACCACATCGAAACGGCAGGGATGGTTGGACCAGCGTGATTCTTTTTGCAGAAAAATCTGCGCGGCAAGAATGAGTTTCTGACGCTTGCGCCCATCGATACTGCCCAGGGCGCCACCCCATTGCGTGTGTTGTCTGTAGCGGACTTCGACGAATACTACTGTATCGCCGTCAAGCATGACCAGATCAAGCTCGCCGCGTTTGCACAGCCAGTTCTGCGCCAGCAGACGCAGCCCTTGCTGTTGGAGATGCCTGAGCGCGTGGCTTTCGGCATCTCTTCCACTCTGCTGGCGTGATCCTTGGATCATTAGCGCGGCGTATCGGGCAGGCGGGTGACCTGGCCGTTGACGAACTTGGCCCATGGCAGTTGGCGCTCGATACGCTGACCTGCGGCCATGCCCAGGCTGCCGGACTCTCCATCGATCCGGCTGTCAGGCAGGGCCTTGAGCTGGCCCAGGCGTGGTGCAAGACGGTAGGCATCGACGCCCATTGCGTATAGGCGACCTAGGCTGCCTCCGGCTTGTGGCCATTGTGCAGTGACCTGGCGCCGCAGAAGGCCGTTGGCGTCCAGCAGCCAGGGCGTTTCACAGAACATGACTCCGTTCATGTCGTTGTATTGGTTCTGATCACCACTGGCGCTGAATACGTTGGAGGTGGCGTACACCGGAACATCGCCGGCGTATTGGAAGTTCAGGGTCGGCTTGATCTGTTGTGCCTGCTGAGGCGTTGCCGCAAGGAAAATGAACTCGATGTCCTGGCGGCGTGCCGGTTGCGCGGCGACTTGAGTGCCTACGGTGCTTTGCAGGCTCTTGGCGCGACCTTCGCTTTGGCGCAGTTGGAACAGGTCGGCAATCTGCTGGGCCAGGGCGACTGGCTGATCGATGCGTTCGATGCCGATCATGCTGCCGCCGTTGGCTTCCCAATCCTGGCGGAAGGCTTTGAGTACGCGATCGCCCCATTCGCCCTTGGGGATCAGCGCGGCGGCGCGGTGCAGGCCATCGGCGCGAGCGCGACGAGAAACTTCACGGGCTTCGTCTTCGGCTGCCAGGCCAAACTGGAACAGTTGCGCGGGGCCCTGTTCGCCACCCTCGCTGTAATTCAGTGCCAGAGTAGTAATGGGCAGTTGCGGGCGCGCAGCCAGCTGTTTGACCAGAGGTTTTTCCAGCGGGCCGACGACCAGTTGCACGCCGGCGGCTTGGGCCTTGCGATAGAAGTCATCCAGGGAGCTCAGGCGCGAGCTGTCGTAGAACTCGATGCTGGGTGGTTTCTGTCCGGCTTGCTGTGCTTGATAGTGAGCCGCCATGAAGCCTTCGCGTAGTGCCTTGGCTACAGAGGCCAGCGGGCCGTCCTGTGGCAGCAGCAGGGCGATCTTCGACACGGGTTGGCTGGCCAGCTCTTTGAGCTTGATCAGTGGTTGCGGCAATTGCAGGGCGGCAGGGTGTTTTGGATTCTGTGCGCGCCACTGATCAATGGCGGCCTGCTGTTGTTCCAGGGTGCCGGCACTCTTGACTGCCAGGGCCAGGCTCATCCAGCCGGCCAGATCGTCATTGCCCGCTGGCTGCAGTTGGTCGGTCGGCAAGGCGGCAATCAGTGCCCAAATGGCTTCGTGGTTCTTTGCTGCAGCATCGTCTTTGAGCAAGGGGGCAATAAAGATCCGTTCCTTGGCTGCGGCCAAAGTCTGGCCGTCGGCCTCAAGGGCGCGAGCATGAACGGTTCCGGTACGAATCTGCTGTGGTGCTGGCAGCTCGCTCAGGTGCTGCAGGCTTGGATGGCTCAAGGCGGTTAACGCCGCTTTTGGCTGATTGCGTACCATGGCCAGCTCTGCGGACAGTGTGCTGGCGAAAATTTGCTGGGCAGGTTTGAGCTGATCCAGCGGCACTTGCTGCAGAATCTGACCGGCGCGTCCGGCGTTGCCTTGGCGATACGCCATGTCTGCTGCGCTCAGGCGCAGCAGGGCGGCTTTGTCCGGGCTTTTGCTGGTGGCGGCCTGTTCGAGCAATTGCTCGATGCTGGCATCCGGTGTCCGTGGAAGTTCGCCAAGGCTGGAGGAGGGCGAGCTGGCGCAAGCCACCAAAAGGGTAGCCAGGCAGAGGGCGAGAAACAGCCGCAGGCAAGCGATCATGTAAGTGTTCCTGATACTCGATCAAATGAGCGTGGAATTGTACCCAAGCGCTGGCCGGGGCGCGATGTTACTGGTGATAAACCGTCCATTTAGCTGGTGCAAATGTTGCGGGGAGGCACAAAAGCCAGCAAAGGATCAGAGTGTTGAGCGATTGTCAGGCCTATTGAGAGGGCTTCAACGCGCTACAATGGCGCTTTTGCCGATCAAGAGGTGTGCGCTTTGACTGTTCCGGGTCCTTTGAATTCCGCTGCTGGCTCGCTTTATGTGGTGGCGACGCCCATCGGTAACCTGGATGACATCAGCGCCAGGGCTCTGAAGTTGTTGCGCGAGGTGTCGCTCATTGCTGCCGAGGATACTCGGCACTCTCAGCGCCTGATGCAGCACTTCGGTATTGCCACGCCTCTGGCGGCTTGTCATGAGCATAATGAGCGTGACGAGGGCAGTCGTTTCATCACCCGTCTACTTGCCGGGGACGATGTTGCGCTGATCTCCGATGCGGGCACGCCGTTGATTTCCGATCCGGGTTATCACTTGGTGCGTCAGGCACGGGCGGCAGGTATCAATGTGGTTCCGGTGCCCGGGGCCTGTGCTTTGATCGCGGCCTTGTCGGCTGCAGGTCTGCCATCTGACCGGTTTATCTTCGAAGGTTTTCTACCGGCCAAGGCGGTTGGTCGGCGTGGGCGTCTGGAGTCGGTCAAGGAAGAGCCGCGGACGTTGATTTTCTATGAGGCTCCGCATCGGATTCTTGAGTGTCTGCAGGATATGGAGGCGGTATTCGGCGGCGATCGGCCTGCGTTGTTGGCTCGGGAGTTGACCAAGACTTTCGAGACTCTCAAGGGCTTACCGCTTTCTGAGTTGCGTCAGTTCGTTGAGTCCGACAGCAATCAGCAGCGCGGCGAGTGCGTGGTGCTGGTCGCAGGATGGACTGCGCCGCAAGGTGATGAGGCGATCAGTGCTGAGTCGATGCGCGTGCTTGACCTGCTGCTCAAGGAAATGCCTCTCAAGAGGGCAGCGGCGCTGGCGGCCGAGATTACTGGTGAGCGCAAGAACGTGCTGTATCAGGTCGCCTTGAGTAAGCAAAAAGAACAATAAATGGCATGCCAGGGTGGCCAATGGCTTTTAGCGCTTGTTCTCGGGCCGCTCTGCCGTTAACCTGCGCGGCGGAGAGTCGATTGGACAGTCGCTGCCCTCTATGAAAATTAGAGGGGGGAGGAAAGTCCGGGCTCCATAGGGCGGAGTGCCAGGTAATGCCTGGGGGGCGTGAGCCTACGGAAAGTGCCACAGAAAATAACCGCCTAAGCACTTCGGTGCCGGTAAGGGTGAAAAGGTGCGGTAAGAGCGCACCGCACGTCTGGTAACAGTTCGTGGCTAGGTAAACCCCACTCGGAGCAAGACCAAATAGGGTTCCAAGGCGTGGCCCGCGCTGGAACCGGGTAGGTTGCTAAAGATGTCCAGTGATGGCCATCGTAGAGGAATGACTGTCCTCGACAGAACCCGGCTTACAGATCGACTCTCCACCTTTTCCCTCCCTGCTTGAATCAATAGCAGAAGCGTTTTTGTAATACCGAAAAAATCTTACTCTTAATAAATCACTTTAACTTCGCAGTGCAGCTTATTGAGCTGTCTGAAGTTGATGCTCTGGAATGCCCCTCGAATTCTCGTTACCTCTCCTCTTAGTGTCCTAAATCTCCGTTCTATAAGGCTTTTCCGTCGCTGCGCGCCTTGACGGTGGTGTGGGCGCATTCCTATAGTGTGCGCAAGTGGCGGAAAGTGGCATGAAGTGGGTTTTATGAGCGCAAAACGCTAAAATTTGGAGAAACGCTGACGTGTTTCGCGGAGCCAACGCTATCAGTCTCGATGCAAAAGGCCGTCTCGCCATGCCGAGCCGGTATCGTGACGAGCTCGTTTCGCGAAGTTCGGGGCAGTTAATCGTCACGATTGATGCTGTTGATCCTTGTTTGTGTGTTTACCCTCTCGACGAGTGGGATCTGATAGAAACCAAACTGCGCGCGCTGCCTTCGCTGCGCGAAGAGAACCGTCGTTTGCAGCGTTTGCTGATTGGTAATGCCGTCGACCTTGAACTCGATGGCAGTGGTCGTTTTCTGGTGCCGCCGCGCCTGCGTGAGTATGCCAAGTTGGATAAACGCGCAATGTTGGTGGGCCAGCTGAACAAGTTCCAACTGTGGGACGAGGATGCCTGGAATGCTGTTTCCGCAGCGGACCTGGCGGCTATTCAACAACCGGGCGCCATGCCTGATGAACTGCGTGATTTGATCCTGTGACTATTGATAGCGGCTTTAACCACATCACCGTGCTGCTTGACGAAGCCGTCGAGGCTCTCGCCGTGCGGCCTGATGGCTGCTATCTGGATGGCACCTTCGGCCGTGGTGGGCATAGCCGGCTGATTCTCAGCAAGCTCGGGGCGCAGGGGCGGCTCCTCGGATTCGACAAAGACCCCCAAGCGATTGCCACCGGGCAAGCGCTAGCGGCCGAAGACGGCCGCTTTGTCGTTGTGCAGCGCAGTTTTGCCGAGCTGGGTTCGGAAGTCGCCGAGCGCGGACTGGCCGGCAAGGTCAGTGGCGTGCTGCTCGACCTGGGCGTGTCGTCACCTCAGTTGGATGATCCAGAGCGCGGCTTCAGTTTTCTCAATGACGGCCCCCTGGACATGCGTATGGATCCGACTCGTGGCATCAGCGCCGCTGAGTTCATCGCCACCGCTCCAGTGGAAGAAATTGCCCGCGTGTTCAAGGAATACGGCGAAGAGCGCTTTTCCGGTCGTATGGCGCGGGCAGTGGTCGAGCGTCGTGAGATCCAGCCTTTCGAACGCACTGCCGATCTGGCTGAAGTGCTCAAGGTGGCCAACCCGGCCTGGGAAAAGGGCAAGAACCCGGCGACCCGGGCTTTCCAGGGCTTGCGCATTCATGTGAACAACGAACTGGGCGATCTGGAGGCGGGCCTGGAAGCCGCGCTGGACGCCCTGGAAGTGGGTGGCCGTCTGGTGGTCATCAGTTTCCATTCCCTGGAAGATCGCATCGTCAAATTGTTCATGCGACGCCTGGTGAAAGGCGAGTCTGACAATCTGCCGCGTAACCTGCCGGTGCGTTTCGAAGCCTTCGTGCCGAAAATCAAGATCCATGGCAAAGCGCAGTTCGCCTCCGAAGCCGAACTCAAGGCCAACCCGCGTGCACGTAGTGCCGTCATGCGTGTGGCGGAGAAGCTTCGGTGAGCAAGCTCTTCGCCAAGCCGCTTCCTGGCGGAAGCTTTTTCATGCTGCTGCTATTCGTTGGGGTGCTGGTGTCCGCGATTGCGGTTTCCTACAGCGCCCACTGGAACCGTTTGCTGCTCAACACGCTGTACGGCGAATTGAGTGTGCGCGACAAGGCTCAGGCTGAATGGGGTCGGTTGATCCTTGAGCAAAGCACCTGGACCGCTCATAGCCGGATTGAAGTACTGGCCACCGAGCAGTTGAAAATGCACATCCCAGGTGCGGCCGAAGTTCGAATGGTGGCGCCATGAAGCTTGAAGGCGCGCTCTATCCCTGGCGTTTTCGCGTGGTGCTGGGTTTGCTGGCGGTCATGGTGTCGGCGATTGGCTGGCGCATCATCGATCTGCAGGTGGTCGATCGTGACTTCCTCAAAGGGCAGGGCGATGCCCGCAGTGTTCGACATATCCCTATTCCCGCGCACCGTGGCTTGATTACCGATCGCAATGGCGAGCCTCTGGCGGTGAGTACGCCAGTGACTACCCTATGGGCCAACGCCAAGGAAATGCAGGTGGCCAAGGATCGTTGGCCAGCACTGGCCATGGCTCTCGGCCAGGACCCCAAGGCGCTGACCGAGCGTCTCGAAGCCCAGGCCAACAAAGAATTCATCTACCTGGTTCGGGGGCTCACTCCGGAGCAGGGGCAGGCTGTGCTCGACCTCAAGGTGCCGGGTGTCTATGGCATCGAGGAATTCCGTCGCTTCTATCCCGCCGGCGAAGTCACTGCGCACATGGTGGGCTTTACCGACATTGACGATCGTGGGCGCGAGGGCGTCGAACTGGCCTATGACGAATGGCTCGCCGGTGTTCCCGGCAAGCGTCAGGTGATCAAGGACCGGCGCGGCAGATTAATCAAGGATGTCCAGGTCACCAAGAACGCCAAGGCCGGCAAGCCCTTGGCGTTGTCGATTGACCTGCGCCTGCAGTATCTGGCCAACCGTGAGTTGCGCAATGCCATCGTCGAGAACGGTGCCAAGGCCGGTAGCCTGGTGATCATGGACGTGAAGTCGGGCGAGATCCTCGCCATGGTCAACCAGCCGACCTATAACCCGAACAACCGTCGCAACCTGCAGCCGGCAATGATGCGCAATCGCGCGATGATCGACGTGTTCGAGCCCGGCTCGACCATGAAGGCGATCTCCATGAGCGCGGCTCTGGAAACCGGGCGCTGGAAGCCCAGCGATACCGTCGAGGTTTATCCGGGCACCCTGCAGTTGGGCAAGTACACCATTCGTGACGTATCCAAGACCGAAGGGCCGGTACTCGATCTGACCGGGATTCTGATCAATTCCAGTAACGTGGGCATGAGCAAGATCGCCTTCGACATTGGCGGCGAGACTATTTTCCGCCTGGCGCAGAAAATCGGTCTGGGCCAGGACACCGGACTCGGTTTCCCTGGTGAGCGTGTCGGCAACCTGCCCAACTACCGGGAATGGCGCAAGGCCGAGACTGCGACTCTGTCCTATGGCTACGGTATTTCCGTGACTGCGATCCAGTTGGTCCATGCGTTCTCCGCATTGGCCAACAATGGGCGTATTGCTCCCCTGACCCTGATCAAATCCGACAAGGCACCGCAAACCACCCAGGTGATCCCGGAAAACGTCGCCAAAACCATGCAGGGCATGCTGCAGCAGGTGATCGAGGCGCCGCGCGGGGTGTTCCGTGCCCAGGTCCCGGCTTACCACGTGGCTGGCAAGAGTGGTACTGCGCGCAAGACTTCGGTGGGCACCAAGGGCTACGCCGAGAACTCCTATCGTTCGTTGTTCGCCGGCTTTGGCCCGATGAGTGATCCGCGCTACGCCATCGTGGTGGTGATCGATGAGCCGAGCAAGGCCGGCTATTTCGGTGGCCTGGTATCGGCACCGGTGTTCAGCAAAGTGATGTCCGGCACCCTGCGCTTGATGAACATCACTCCGGATAACCTGCCGACCACGCAACAGGCCAACGCGGCTCCTGCCACCCCAGTACGAGCCAATGGAGGGCGCGGCTGATGTCTCTTAGCCTGAACAAGATTTTTGCCCACGCCGGTCGCGATCTGCTGATCCGTGAGCTGACCCTGGACAGCCGCAGCGTGCGCGCTGGTGATCTGTTCCTGGCCGTACCTGGCGCCAAGTTCGATGGCCGAGCGCACATTGCCGATGCATTGCAGCGCGGTGCTGCCGCTGTGGCCTACGAGGTGGAAGGGGCTACCGTTTTGCCGCTGACCGATGTACCGCTGATTCCGGTCAAAGGCCTGGCAGCCCAGCTGTCGGACATTGCCGGACGTTTCTACGGTGATCCAAGCCGCCAGTTGAATCTGGTGGGCGTGACCGGTACCAACGGCAAGACCAGTGTCACCCAGTTGGTGGCTCAGGCGCTGGACCTGCTGGGGCAGCGTTGCGGCCTGGTGGGCACCTTGGGCACAGGATTCTACGGTGCGCTGGAAAGCGGTTTGCACACCACGCCGAACCCTATCGCTGTGCAGGCAACTCTGGCTGATCTGAAGAACGCCGGTGCCAAGGCCGTGGCGATGGAAGTCTCGTCCCATGGCCTGGATCAGGGGCGCGTGGCGGCCCTGGCATTCGACGTGGCGGTGCTGACCAACCTGTCCCGAGATCATCTGGACTATCACGGAACCATGCAGGTCTATGGCGCAGCCAAGGCCAAGCTGTTCAATTGGACCGACCTGCGTTGCCGGGTGATCAATCTCGACGACGAGTTCGGCCGGCAACTGGCTGCCGACAAGCACGAATCGCGGTTGATTACCTACAGCCTGGAAGATTCCTCTGCTTATCTGTACTGCCGTGAAGCGAACTTTGACGATGACGGCGTGCGCGCAACACTGGTGACTCCACAGGGTGAACACCATCTGCGCAGCGCGCTGCTGGGGCGCTTCAACCTGAGCAATGTGCTGGCAGCAGTGGGCGCCTTGCTGGGCCTGGAGTATGCCCTGGACGAAATCCTTGCCGTCTTGCCCAAGCTGGAAGGTCCCGCCGGACGCATGCAACGCCTGGGAGGAGGCAACCAGCCGCTGGTGGTGGTGGATTACGCCCATACCCCGGATGCCCTGGAAAAAGTACTCCTGGCCCTGCGTCCTCACGCCAAGGGGCGCCTGCTGTGCCTGTTCGGCTGTGGGGGTGACCGCGATCGCGGCAAACGTCCGTTGATGGCCGAAGTAGTCGAGCGCTTGGCCGACGGCGTGCTGGTGACCGATGACAATCCGCGCAGCGAAGACCCGGCGCAGATCTTCGATGACATCCGCGCCGGCTTCAGCGCGGCGGACAAGGTCGACTTTGTCCCCGGTCGCGGCCTGGCCATCGCCCGTCTGATCGCTGCCGCCGCAGCGGACGATGTGGTGGTGCTGGCGGGCAAGGGGCATGAGGATTATCAGGAGATCAATGGCCAGCGCCATGATTTCTCCGATCTTGCCGAAGCCGACAAGGCTCTGACCGCATGGGAGGTGGCACATGTTTAAAGCCCTGCTGCTCAGTGAAGTCTTGGCTCCGCTGGACGCCCGCCTGATCGCGGGCGATGCGCGTTTTAATGGCGTTAGCATTGATAGTCGGGCCATTCAGGCTGGACAGTTGTTCGTGGCCCTGACCGGTCCGCGTTTCGACGGCCACGATTACTTGAATGAAGTGGCGGCCAAGGGCGCGGTAGCTGCGTTGGTTGAGCGTGAAGTTCCCGACAGCACCCTGCCGCAGTTGCTGGTCAAGGACACACGCCTGGCCCTGGGACAACTGGGTGCTCTTAATCGCGGTGCCTTCACCCGGCCGGTGGCAGCGGTGACCGGTTCCAGCGGCAAGACGACGGTCAAGGAAATGCTCGCCAGCATCCTGCGCACCCGCGGTCCGGTGTTGGCTACCCGAGGCAATCTCAATAATGACCTGGGCGCCCCGTTGACCCTGCTGGAACTGGCGCCTGAGCACAGCGCTGCGGTGATCGAGCTTGGCGCATCGCGTATTGGCGAGATCGCCTACACCGTGGCCATGACCCGTCCCCATGTGGCGATTATCAGCAATGCCGGCACTGCACACGTTGGCGAGTTCGGTGGACCGGAAAAGATTGTTGAGGCCAAGGGCGAGATTCTCGAGGGGCTTGATAGCGCCGGGATTGCTGTCCTCAATCTGGATGACAAGGCATTCCCGATCTGGAAGGCTCGCGCTGCCGGGCGACAAGTTCTGAGTTTTGCCCTGAACGATAGCGCTGCGGATTTCCATGCCTCCGATATAGGCCGCGATGCCCGAGGCTGCCCGTCCTTCAAGTTGCACAGCCCCAAGGGTGTGGAGACGGTGCAATTGAACCTGTTGGGCATCCATAACGTGGCCAACGCCCTGGCCGCCGCTGCGGCCGCCCATGCCATGGGTGTGTCGCTGTTCGGAATCGCCACCGGCTTGAATGCCGTGCAACCGGTCAAGGGCCGTACCGTCGCCCAGTTGGCCAAGAATGGCATGCTGGTGATCGATGACACTTACAACGCAAACCCCACCTCAATGTGTGCCGCCGTTGATATACTCGCCGGCTTTTCCGGCCGCACCGTCCTGGTGCTCGGAGACATCGGCGAGTTGGGCGAGTGGGCGGAGCAGGGGCACCGCGAGGTAGGTGCGTATGCCGCTGGCAAGGTTTCGGCCCTCTACGCCGTGGGCCCGATGATGGCGCATGCCGTCGCCGCGTTTGGCGAGCATGCACGTCACTTCGCCAGCCAGGCTGATCTGATTGCCGCCCTGAACGTCGAGCAAGACCCCAATACCACCATTTTGATCAAGGGATCGCGCAGCGCGGTGATGGAGAACATCGTCGCGGCTTTGTGCGGCTCCCATCTTCAAGAAAAAGACGGAGTGAAACATTAATGCTGCTGCTGCTAGCGGAGTACCTGCAACAGTTCTACAAAGGCTTCGCGGTCTTTCAGTACCTGACCCTGCGCGGGATTCTCGGGGTACTGACTGCGCTGTCTTTGGCGCTGTGCCTGGGTCCGTGGATGATCCGTACGCTGCAGAACCGGCAGATCGGCCAGGCCGTGCGTAACGACGGCCCGCAGTCCCACCTGTCCAAGTCGGGTACGCCGACCATGGGTGGCGCGCTGATCCTTTCCGCGATCGGTATCAGCACCCTGCTCTGGGCCGACCTTCGCAACCACTATGTGTGGGTGGTGCTGGTGGTGACCCTGGCCTTTGGGGCCATCGGCTGGGTGGACGACTACCGCAAGGTGATCGAGAAGAATTCCCGTGGTCTGCCTAGTCGCTGGAAGTATTTCTGGCAATCGGTGTTCGGCCTTGGTGCTGCGGTCTTCCTTTATATGACTGCCCAGAGCCCGGTGGAAACCACCCTGCTGATCCCGATGCTCAAGGATGTGAGCATTCCTTTGGGTGCCGGTTTCGTGGTCCTGACCTACTTCGTCATCGTCGGTTCGAGTAACGCGGTCAACCTGACCGACGGCCTTGATGGCCTGGCGATCATGCCGACCGTGATGGTCGGTGGCGCGCTGGGGATCTTCTGCTACCTCTCGGGTAACGTGAAGTTCGCCGAGTACCTGCTGATTCCTTATGTACCAGGGGCGGGCGAGCTGATTGTCTTCTGCGGCGCGTTGATTGGTGCCGGTCTGGGCTTCCTCTGGTTCAACACCTATCCGGCAC encodes the following:
- the ftsL gene encoding cell division protein FtsL, which encodes MSKLFAKPLPGGSFFMLLLFVGVLVSAIAVSYSAHWNRLLLNTLYGELSVRDKAQAEWGRLILEQSTWTAHSRIEVLATEQLKMHIPGAAEVRMVAP
- a CDS encoding penicillin-binding protein activator: MIACLRLFLALCLATLLVACASSPSSSLGELPRTPDASIEQLLEQAATSKSPDKAALLRLSAADMAYRQGNAGRAGQILQQVPLDQLKPAQQIFASTLSAELAMVRNQPKAALTALSHPSLQHLSELPAPQQIRTGTVHARALEADGQTLAAAKERIFIAPLLKDDAAAKNHEAIWALIAALPTDQLQPAGNDDLAGWMSLALAVKSAGTLEQQQAAIDQWRAQNPKHPAALQLPQPLIKLKELASQPVSKIALLLPQDGPLASVAKALREGFMAAHYQAQQAGQKPPSIEFYDSSRLSSLDDFYRKAQAAGVQLVVGPLEKPLVKQLAARPQLPITTLALNYSEGGEQGPAQLFQFGLAAEDEAREVSRRARADGLHRAAALIPKGEWGDRVLKAFRQDWEANGGSMIGIERIDQPVALAQQIADLFQLRQSEGRAKSLQSTVGTQVAAQPARRQDIEFIFLAATPQQAQQIKPTLNFQYAGDVPVYATSNVFSASGDQNQYNDMNGVMFCETPWLLDANGLLRRQVTAQWPQAGGSLGRLYAMGVDAYRLAPRLGQLKALPDSRIDGESGSLGMAAGQRIERQLPWAKFVNGQVTRLPDTPR
- a CDS encoding BON domain-containing protein, which gives rise to MTPNRLGLLALTLCLGITGCSSVITATRDKPIDDDRGTRTFGSKIDDSLIETKVAVNVAKANPDLENNSHIVVTSFNGIVLLAGQTPRPDLKATAEQAASEVQRVKKVHNELQVLPPSGFLARQNDGWLTTKIKTQMLTDASIPGSRIKVVTENGIVYLLGLLTQQEAAQATNLVQGVSGVQKIVKLFEYID
- the rsmH gene encoding 16S rRNA (cytosine(1402)-N(4))-methyltransferase RsmH, whose amino-acid sequence is MTIDSGFNHITVLLDEAVEALAVRPDGCYLDGTFGRGGHSRLILSKLGAQGRLLGFDKDPQAIATGQALAAEDGRFVVVQRSFAELGSEVAERGLAGKVSGVLLDLGVSSPQLDDPERGFSFLNDGPLDMRMDPTRGISAAEFIATAPVEEIARVFKEYGEERFSGRMARAVVERREIQPFERTADLAEVLKVANPAWEKGKNPATRAFQGLRIHVNNELGDLEAGLEAALDALEVGGRLVVISFHSLEDRIVKLFMRRLVKGESDNLPRNLPVRFEAFVPKIKIHGKAQFASEAELKANPRARSAVMRVAEKLR
- a CDS encoding YraN family protein, translated to MIQGSRQQSGRDAESHALRHLQQQGLRLLAQNWLCKRGELDLVMLDGDTVVFVEVRYRQHTQWGGALGSIDGRKRQKLILAAQIFLQKESRWSNHPCRFDVVAIDGAPGAEARLNWLRNAFDS
- a CDS encoding phosphoheptose isomerase, with the translated sequence MDMQSRIRQLFQASIDTKQQAMDVLAPHIEQASQVMVNALLNEGKMLSCGNGGSAGDAQHFSSELLNRFERERPSLPAIALTTDSSTITSIANDYSYNEVFSKQIRALGQPGDVLLAISTSGNSANIIQAIQAAHDREMIVVALTGRDGGGMASLLLPEDVEIRVPANVTARIQEVHLLAIHCLCDLIDSQLFGSEE
- the mraZ gene encoding division/cell wall cluster transcriptional repressor MraZ is translated as MFRGANAISLDAKGRLAMPSRYRDELVSRSSGQLIVTIDAVDPCLCVYPLDEWDLIETKLRALPSLREENRRLQRLLIGNAVDLELDGSGRFLVPPRLREYAKLDKRAMLVGQLNKFQLWDEDAWNAVSAADLAAIQQPGAMPDELRDLIL
- the rsmI gene encoding 16S rRNA (cytidine(1402)-2'-O)-methyltransferase; translation: MNSAAGSLYVVATPIGNLDDISARALKLLREVSLIAAEDTRHSQRLMQHFGIATPLAACHEHNERDEGSRFITRLLAGDDVALISDAGTPLISDPGYHLVRQARAAGINVVPVPGACALIAALSAAGLPSDRFIFEGFLPAKAVGRRGRLESVKEEPRTLIFYEAPHRILECLQDMEAVFGGDRPALLARELTKTFETLKGLPLSELRQFVESDSNQQRGECVVLVAGWTAPQGDEAISAESMRVLDLLLKEMPLKRAAALAAEITGERKNVLYQVALSKQKEQ